One Terriglobia bacterium genomic window, TTTCGACGGATGACTTGGCGGGAGCTTCCACGAACTCCTGCAGTTTGTCTTTCAATTCCAGGACAATACGTTCTGCAGTCTTCTTGCCGACACCAGGAATGGCCGTGAGTCTCGGAAGATCGCCGCGCTTGATGGCGGTGACCAGGTCTTCGACGGATCCTCCGGAAAGAATCGTGACGGCCAGTTTCGGGCCGATTCCCGAGATCGTCATCAACTTTTCAAAGATCGTCCGCTCGCGGCGCGTCGAGAAGCCATAGAGGGCGATGAGATCCTCGCGTACGTGCGTATGAACGTCGATGGAGACTTCGGAACCGGCGTCAGGCAGCGCGGTGAATGTGGTAAGCGGAATGAAAACTTCATAGCCGACTCCGTTGACATCGACAATCACACGGGCCGGATCCTTCTGCGCTAATTTCCCGCGCAGATGAGCGATCATGAGAGCTCCACGAAATCGATGA contains:
- the ruvA gene encoding Holliday junction branch migration protein RuvA, which gives rise to MIAHLRGKLAQKDPARVIVDVNGVGYEVFIPLTTFTALPDAGSEVSIDVHTHVREDLIALYGFSTRRERTIFEKLMTISGIGPKLAVTILSGGSVEDLVTAIKRGDLPRLTAIPGVGKKTAERIVLELKDKLQEFVEAPAKSSVEMDVLSALENLGYNRAMAEAALSRAANGDDAPVFDVLFKRSLHILTKS